The following proteins are encoded in a genomic region of Paracoccus sp. MBLB3053:
- a CDS encoding serine O-acetyltransferase has translation MREMEEWEFRAREDRRFAPSRGDRNGNPAGIGFWALVAEDYRANGRDWLSEGFQALFWHRFGNWRMGLPKILRAPATLLYRLMFRRVSRSTGIFLPYTVRVGRRVRIEHFGGMILVAQWIGNDVTVRQNTTFGIARLDGLQNRPVICDGVEIGVGAVILGAVRVGEGAVVGANAVVRRDVEPHTVVGGVPARVIGRSDRKVCLARLAYVNPMLEAIPDGKEPITLEEADARIELIEARAAKDGVRGPDGCDGA, from the coding sequence ATGCGTGAGATGGAGGAATGGGAATTCCGAGCGCGGGAAGATCGGCGCTTCGCGCCTTCGCGCGGGGACCGGAACGGAAACCCTGCCGGGATCGGGTTCTGGGCGCTTGTCGCCGAGGATTACCGCGCCAATGGCCGCGACTGGCTGTCCGAGGGGTTCCAGGCCCTATTCTGGCATCGCTTCGGAAATTGGCGGATGGGCCTTCCGAAGATCTTGCGCGCACCGGCAACGCTGCTCTACCGGCTGATGTTCAGGCGCGTCTCGCGCTCCACCGGGATCTTCCTGCCCTATACCGTCCGCGTCGGCCGCAGGGTGCGGATCGAGCATTTCGGGGGCATGATCCTTGTCGCGCAATGGATCGGAAATGACGTGACGGTGCGACAGAACACCACCTTTGGCATCGCGCGGCTGGACGGGCTGCAAAACCGGCCGGTGATCTGCGACGGGGTCGAAATCGGGGTCGGGGCCGTCATTCTGGGCGCCGTGCGCGTGGGCGAGGGGGCCGTCGTCGGGGCGAATGCCGTGGTGCGCCGCGATGTCGAGCCCCATACCGTGGTCGGGGGCGTTCCCGCACGGGTGATCGGACGGTCCGATCGCAAGGTCTGCTTGGCGCGTCTAGCCTATGTGAACCCGATGCTGGAAGCGATCCCCGACGGGAAGGAACCGATCACGCTCGAGGAAGCTGATGCGCGCATCGAGCTGATCGAAGCGCGGGCTGCGAAAGATGGGGTCCGTGGCCCCGATGGTTGCGACGGAGCCTGA
- a CDS encoding glycosyltransferase, which translates to MVIIVNYGTAELAIASVESLLARHHGGRLVEIHLIDNGSPGDDAARLARAWDEGGWGARVTLWLETRNHGFGRANNLVIETLARRSTPPDYVFLLNPDARLENEALAILADRLDAAPQIAAAGAGIALPSGRPVTAAFRFPSAASEFVEAVGFGPLSRLCAGRLPALPPDWPEGRVDWVAGAAVMFRLSVLAEEGGFDPDFFLYYEEVELMHRIGRAGHGILHVPSARVVHVEGASTGQEANRSGRRPRPVYWYRSWMLYYLKTAGRSGARRAGLAWIAGALINLPLALLRGKSPAMPKGFLHDFPRLVMVPLLTGKTDA; encoded by the coding sequence GTGGTCATCATTGTCAATTACGGCACGGCCGAGCTTGCCATTGCCTCGGTCGAAAGCCTGCTGGCGCGGCACCATGGCGGTCGCCTGGTCGAGATCCATCTGATCGACAACGGTTCACCCGGTGACGATGCGGCGCGCCTTGCGCGTGCCTGGGACGAGGGAGGCTGGGGCGCGCGCGTCACGCTCTGGCTGGAAACTCGCAATCACGGTTTCGGGCGGGCCAACAACCTGGTCATTGAGACCCTGGCGCGGCGGTCAACCCCGCCCGATTATGTCTTCCTTCTGAACCCCGATGCCCGGCTTGAAAACGAGGCGCTGGCGATTCTGGCGGATCGCCTGGACGCCGCGCCGCAAATTGCCGCTGCCGGTGCCGGGATTGCACTGCCCTCGGGTCGGCCGGTCACCGCGGCCTTTCGCTTTCCTTCCGCCGCGAGCGAGTTCGTCGAGGCGGTGGGCTTCGGCCCGCTGTCCCGGCTTTGCGCCGGGCGCCTGCCCGCGCTGCCGCCCGACTGGCCCGAAGGCCGGGTCGACTGGGTTGCCGGGGCTGCGGTCATGTTCCGGCTTTCGGTTCTGGCCGAGGAGGGAGGGTTCGATCCGGATTTCTTCCTTTACTACGAAGAGGTCGAATTGATGCACCGCATCGGGCGGGCCGGGCATGGCATCCTGCATGTGCCAAGCGCGAGGGTGGTCCATGTCGAGGGTGCATCGACCGGGCAGGAAGCAAATCGCTCCGGTCGCCGGCCGCGACCGGTCTACTGGTATCGGTCCTGGATGCTTTACTATCTCAAGACGGCCGGGCGGTCGGGCGCGCGGCGCGCAGGGCTGGCCTGGATCGCGGGGGCGCTGATCAACTTGCCGCTGGCGCTTTTGCGCGGCAAAAGCCCTGCCATGCCCAAAGGATTCCTGCACGATTTTCCCCGCCTTGTCATGGTGCCGCTTCTGACGGGCAAGACCGATGCGTGA
- a CDS encoding S8 family serine peptidase, translated as MTHPMKRAAWFAMLIGLTACAAPELNPPPSDQIARDAANVIDPGQIVALVPGEAAAARLATRARQQGYVLLRQDDLASLGFRQLVFRIPRGRDGPTAIAELEAIERSATAGVNHAYRLQAEPGGRVYADRLLDWSSSGCAARLPVGIIDGAVDSGAAELRNARIVQKDFTGGHPAAVEHGTAVAEIIAGPGRLTGAQIYSASVVSDAPEFDEAAGVDTLMRAIDWLAASGVRLVNVSLAGPYNKILDRGLQAADRKGMVVIAAAGNVGPSSPPRYPAAFSQTIAVTAIDAAMRPYDLAPRGAHIDFAAPGVDIYLELDGQGKYLSGTSLAAPYVTALVAGEGAAGSVSSVRHALSGNARDLGEKGPDAVFGNGLPRPGGACRKG; from the coding sequence ATGACTCACCCCATGAAACGGGCGGCGTGGTTCGCGATGCTGATTGGCCTGACGGCTTGCGCCGCGCCCGAACTGAACCCTCCGCCCTCCGATCAGATCGCGCGCGATGCGGCCAATGTGATCGATCCGGGCCAGATCGTGGCGCTGGTGCCGGGCGAGGCCGCCGCGGCGCGGCTTGCGACGCGGGCGCGCCAGCAGGGCTATGTGCTCTTGCGGCAGGACGATCTTGCGTCGCTGGGGTTTCGCCAGCTTGTCTTCCGTATCCCGCGGGGGCGCGATGGGCCGACGGCGATTGCCGAACTGGAGGCCATCGAGCGCAGCGCCACGGCGGGCGTGAACCATGCCTATCGGCTTCAGGCCGAGCCCGGCGGCCGGGTCTATGCCGACCGGTTGCTGGACTGGTCGTCTTCGGGCTGCGCGGCGCGCCTTCCGGTCGGGATCATCGACGGGGCGGTGGACAGCGGCGCGGCCGAGTTGAGAAACGCCCGGATCGTCCAGAAGGATTTCACCGGCGGACATCCCGCAGCCGTCGAGCATGGCACGGCGGTGGCCGAGATCATCGCCGGTCCGGGGCGACTGACGGGGGCGCAGATCTACAGCGCCTCGGTCGTCTCTGATGCGCCGGAATTCGATGAGGCCGCAGGGGTCGACACGCTGATGCGCGCGATCGACTGGCTGGCTGCCTCGGGTGTGCGACTGGTCAATGTCAGCCTTGCCGGGCCCTATAACAAGATCCTGGACCGCGGGCTTCAGGCCGCCGATCGCAAGGGGATGGTGGTGATCGCGGCGGCGGGGAATGTTGGCCCGTCGAGCCCGCCGCGCTATCCGGCCGCCTTTTCCCAGACGATCGCGGTGACCGCGATCGATGCCGCGATGCGTCCCTATGATCTTGCGCCCCGGGGGGCGCATATCGACTTTGCCGCGCCGGGCGTCGACATCTATCTGGAGCTGGACGGGCAGGGGAAATATCTTTCGGGAACGTCCCTGGCTGCCCCCTATGTCACCGCGCTGGTGGCCGGGGAAGGTGCCGCAGGCTCGGTCAGCTCGGTGCGCCATGCGCTGTCGGGCAACGCGCGCGACCTTGGCGAGAAAGGGCCCGATGCGGTTTTCGGAAACGGCCTGCCGCGTCCCGGCGGCGCCTGTCGCAAGGGCTGA
- a CDS encoding RNA polymerase sigma factor has translation MSAQDQISDEVLISRIGKGDKSAMKSLYDRLSKPLYCFLRARMGDPFEAADLMQETFLEVWRGAARFEGRSSARTWIFGIARNRSVDRLRRAGRVVLAEPDETVADETPDPEALAAAASDASKVRACMEGLSAPHRSVVELAFFQDLGYGEIAEIEGVPTGTVKTRIMHAKQLLKRCLAAFMKYR, from the coding sequence ATGTCAGCACAAGACCAGATCAGCGACGAGGTCCTGATTTCCCGGATCGGCAAAGGCGACAAATCGGCGATGAAGTCGCTTTACGATCGTCTGTCGAAACCGCTTTACTGCTTTCTCAGGGCGCGGATGGGCGACCCGTTCGAGGCCGCCGACCTGATGCAGGAGACATTTCTTGAGGTCTGGCGCGGCGCGGCGCGGTTCGAGGGCAGGTCAAGCGCGCGGACCTGGATCTTCGGCATTGCCCGCAACAGGTCGGTGGACCGGCTGCGCCGTGCGGGGCGCGTAGTCCTGGCCGAACCGGACGAGACCGTGGCGGACGAAACGCCCGACCCCGAGGCGCTTGCCGCAGCCGCGAGCGATGCGTCCAAGGTCAGGGCCTGCATGGAGGGGCTGAGCGCGCCGCATCGCTCGGTCGTCGAACTGGCGTTTTTCCAGGATCTGGGCTACGGCGAGATCGCCGAGATCGAGGGCGTGCCGACGGGCACTGTCAAGACCCGGATCATGCATGCCAAGCAATTGCTGAAACGCTGCCTCGCGGCCTTCATGAAATATCGCTGA
- a CDS encoding calcium-binding protein: MAKTTIPGTDLADVLIGSGAAELFEALAGNDVIAAGGGNDELQGGDGDDVLIGEKGNDLLVGGKGADVMLGGDGRDTMVWNNGDGSDVMEGGAGYDTAIANGSDTAGDVFEISSADGRVDFQRVNFGNFSLDIGSTEKLIVNGLGGNDLIDASGLEAGAISLEAYGGDGKDTLIGGDGNDYLSGGDGNDRLEGEKGNDVMFGGAGRDTMEWDNGDGSDTMDGGAGFDTAIVEGAETAGDFFEVSSSETGVHFERTNLGPFTIEIEHTEVLKVEGLGGDDQIDASGLTAGKIKLQAFGGNGDDTIIGSDGKDLIDGGRDDDWMTGGANEDTFVFRFGNDTITDFEAGTDKIKLQVGGGFDDWSDLQYAASQQGDDLVFDFGGGHTLTLEDTYLYELSQSDFVF, translated from the coding sequence ATGGCAAAGACGACAATCCCCGGAACGGATCTGGCCGATGTGCTGATCGGCAGCGGCGCGGCCGAGCTGTTCGAGGCATTGGCCGGCAATGATGTCATCGCGGCCGGCGGCGGCAATGATGAACTGCAGGGTGGCGATGGCGATGACGTGCTGATCGGCGAAAAGGGAAATGACCTGCTGGTCGGCGGCAAGGGCGCGGATGTCATGCTGGGCGGCGACGGCCGGGACACGATGGTCTGGAACAATGGCGACGGCTCGGACGTGATGGAAGGCGGCGCGGGCTATGATACCGCCATCGCGAACGGCTCGGACACGGCCGGCGATGTCTTCGAAATCTCCAGCGCCGATGGGCGGGTCGATTTCCAGCGCGTCAATTTCGGCAACTTCTCTCTGGACATCGGCAGCACCGAAAAGCTGATCGTCAACGGCCTTGGCGGCAATGACCTGATCGACGCCAGCGGGCTTGAAGCCGGTGCGATCTCGCTTGAAGCCTATGGCGGCGATGGCAAGGACACGCTGATCGGTGGCGACGGCAACGACTATCTCAGCGGCGGCGACGGCAATGACCGGCTCGAAGGCGAAAAGGGCAATGACGTGATGTTCGGCGGCGCCGGTCGCGACACCATGGAATGGGACAACGGCGACGGCTCGGACACCATGGATGGCGGCGCGGGCTTCGACACGGCGATCGTCGAGGGCGCCGAGACCGCGGGAGATTTCTTCGAGGTCAGCTCATCCGAAACGGGGGTGCATTTCGAACGCACCAATCTTGGCCCCTTCACGATCGAGATCGAGCATACCGAGGTGCTCAAGGTCGAAGGTCTCGGCGGCGACGACCAGATCGACGCCAGCGGCCTGACCGCAGGCAAGATCAAGTTGCAGGCCTTTGGCGGCAATGGCGATGACACCATCATCGGCAGCGATGGCAAGGACCTGATCGACGGCGGCCGCGACGACGACTGGATGACCGGCGGCGCGAACGAGGACACATTCGTTTTCAGATTTGGCAATGACACGATCACCGATTTCGAAGCCGGCACCGACAAGATCAAGCTCCAGGTCGGGGGCGGGTTCGACGACTGGTCGGATCTGCAATACGCCGCCAGCCAGCAGGGCGATGACCTGGTCTTCGATTTCGGCGGCGGCCATACGCTGACGCTCGAGGACACCTATCTTTACGAACTCAGCCAGTCCGATTTCGTGTTCTGA
- a CDS encoding alpha/beta fold hydrolase, with protein MARPRGLLPDGFRLLRVILDPMRPGETAELGGYFHSDGEGEDGWPVFWPWPWPVTQAWPVLCFTGKRAEDYPWFTPNRVLLDQEGMRLRVFGQPARGVLPVLIVAPHAGHSATIADFAQGQSIVAALLSAGIPAIMVTDWKPARREMRDFTIESYLLEIDAAIDELGGKVHLVGLCQGGWMSAMIAARNPGKVVSMVLAGSPVDAGAGNGAISRLANSIPFATYEQMVMLGGGLMPGPFMLAGWESLRIAGWARASVPQGAEDEEPMEYSPAFAHWYQHTLDLPGRYYLEVVWRIFKRNELAKGRFEALGQVLSLADVTCPTWLLAGQYDRIVPPEQAFATAGLLGSREDDVVRRLVPDQHIGLFMGKRTIATTWPEIGRWILSRDQAG; from the coding sequence TTGGCCCGTCCGCGAGGCCTCTTGCCGGACGGGTTTCGCCTGCTCCGTGTTATTCTGGACCCGATGCGACCGGGGGAGACGGCCGAGTTGGGCGGATATTTTCATTCCGACGGAGAGGGAGAGGATGGCTGGCCGGTCTTCTGGCCCTGGCCCTGGCCCGTGACGCAGGCATGGCCGGTCCTGTGCTTTACGGGCAAGCGGGCAGAGGATTATCCGTGGTTCACCCCGAACCGCGTGCTGCTGGATCAGGAAGGCATGAGATTGCGGGTTTTCGGCCAGCCCGCGCGCGGCGTGCTGCCTGTCCTGATCGTTGCACCCCATGCCGGGCATAGTGCGACGATCGCGGATTTCGCGCAGGGCCAGAGCATCGTCGCGGCGCTGCTTTCGGCCGGAATTCCCGCGATCATGGTCACGGATTGGAAGCCGGCTCGGCGCGAGATGCGCGATTTCACGATCGAGAGCTATCTGCTTGAAATTGATGCGGCGATCGACGAGCTGGGTGGCAAGGTGCATCTGGTGGGGCTTTGCCAGGGCGGGTGGATGTCGGCCATGATCGCCGCGCGGAATCCGGGAAAGGTCGTCTCGATGGTGCTGGCCGGCTCGCCGGTCGATGCCGGCGCCGGGAACGGCGCGATCAGCAGGCTTGCCAATTCCATCCCCTTTGCGACCTATGAGCAGATGGTGATGCTGGGCGGCGGGCTGATGCCCGGCCCCTTCATGCTGGCGGGGTGGGAATCGCTGCGGATCGCGGGATGGGCGCGTGCTTCCGTGCCGCAAGGCGCCGAGGACGAGGAGCCGATGGAATACAGCCCCGCTTTCGCGCATTGGTATCAGCATACGCTCGACCTGCCGGGGCGCTATTACCTTGAGGTGGTCTGGCGGATATTCAAGAGAAACGAGCTGGCCAAGGGCCGTTTCGAGGCGCTGGGGCAAGTGCTTTCGCTGGCCGACGTGACCTGTCCCACCTGGCTGCTGGCCGGGCAATATGACCGGATCGTCCCACCCGAACAGGCTTTCGCGACGGCCGGGCTTCTGGGAAGCAGGGAAGACGATGTCGTCCGCAGGCTTGTGCCCGACCAGCATATCGGGCTGTTCATGGGAAAGCGCACGATCGCAACGACCTGGCCCGAGATCGGTCGCTGGATCCTGTCGCGGGACCAGGCCGGCTGA
- a CDS encoding SAF domain-containing protein, whose product MNYLRYFAGREDRLVECAIVGTGGFGRSFLAQARHVRGLSCRIAVDRDAAVAARALVSVGIEPDRIAQCADRGAALAAWRAGKAVAVADLALVIDLPFEVLLEATGNPEAGARHARMAVEAARHVVMVTKETDSVVGPVLARMAAERGRVVTPVDGDQPSLLIGLATWAEVVGLTVIGAGKSSEYDFVFDPAQGTIASNGRVIPAVGFADWLSADGRPWPEVAAARARIAAELPQRAVPDLCEMTLVANALGLAPDRSDLHAPIARITEIADLICGEGDGGLLQGRGQLDVFHCLRLPGEPSFAGGVFVTVRCEDDESWAMLRDKGHVVARNGRTAMLGLPRHLLGLEAATTVFEAALLGCSSGGVAPRQVIDLTAHADRDLAAGTVLHAKGHHHSIEGVSGRMTPAAALGDDVPIPYYLAAGRPLTRNVAAGRPILCSDVALDEGSSLMALRRLQDRWMAEDGPVRSGTETVSA is encoded by the coding sequence CCTGGCGCAGGCGCGCCATGTCCGGGGGCTGTCCTGCCGCATCGCGGTGGATCGCGACGCGGCAGTGGCGGCCCGGGCCCTTGTCTCGGTCGGGATCGAACCGGACCGGATCGCGCAATGTGCCGACCGGGGCGCGGCACTGGCCGCCTGGCGCGCGGGAAAGGCCGTCGCCGTCGCCGATCTGGCGCTGGTCATCGACCTGCCCTTCGAGGTGCTGCTGGAGGCGACCGGCAATCCCGAGGCAGGCGCGCGCCATGCCCGGATGGCCGTCGAGGCTGCGCGCCACGTGGTCATGGTCACGAAGGAAACCGACAGCGTCGTCGGCCCCGTCCTGGCCCGGATGGCGGCAGAGCGCGGCCGCGTGGTCACGCCGGTCGACGGCGACCAGCCGAGCCTGCTGATCGGCCTTGCGACCTGGGCTGAAGTGGTCGGGCTGACGGTGATCGGCGCGGGAAAATCCAGCGAATACGATTTCGTCTTCGACCCCGCCCAAGGCACCATCGCGAGCAACGGCCGGGTGATCCCGGCAGTGGGCTTCGCCGACTGGCTTTCGGCGGATGGTCGGCCCTGGCCCGAGGTCGCGGCGGCCCGCGCCCGCATCGCAGCCGAACTGCCGCAACGCGCCGTGCCCGACCTGTGCGAAATGACGCTGGTCGCCAATGCGCTGGGGCTTGCGCCGGACCGGTCCGATCTCCATGCCCCGATCGCCCGGATCACCGAGATCGCCGACCTGATCTGTGGCGAAGGCGATGGCGGGCTCTTGCAGGGCAGGGGGCAGCTTGACGTGTTCCACTGCCTGCGCCTGCCGGGCGAGCCGAGCTTTGCGGGGGGCGTCTTCGTCACCGTCCGCTGCGAAGATGACGAAAGCTGGGCGATGCTGCGGGACAAGGGCCATGTCGTCGCGCGCAATGGCCGGACGGCGATGCTGGGCCTGCCGCGCCATCTTCTGGGGCTGGAAGCCGCGACGACCGTGTTCGAGGCCGCGTTGCTGGGCTGTTCATCAGGCGGCGTCGCGCCACGCCAGGTGATCGACCTGACCGCCCATGCCGATCGCGATCTTGCCGCCGGGACCGTGCTGCACGCCAAGGGGCATCATCACAGCATCGAGGGTGTATCGGGGCGGATGACCCCGGCGGCGGCGCTGGGGGACGATGTGCCGATCCCCTATTACCTTGCCGCCGGGCGGCCCCTGACGCGCAATGTCGCGGCAGGCCGGCCGATCCTTTGCAGCGATGTCGCGCTGGACGAGGGGTCGTCGCTTATGGCGCTGCGCCGTCTGCAGGATCGCTGGATGGCCGAGGATGGGCCGGTCCGGTCCGGGACAGAGACCGTTTCGGCCTGA